TGAGCGAGAgaaacgaagaagaaaacatGAGATCaccaagattgatgatccTATAGAATGTGTTCTACGAGGCAGCGGAAGCAAACTAGTGGACAGAACgagggaaagaagaaatagaacGGAAAAATGGTTTAGTCTTCCGAAAGTTGAGTTGACCGAAGATCTAAAGAAGGAGTTATCAATCCTCAAATACAGACAATACTtagatccaaagagattcTACAAGAAGGATAAGTGGGAGATTCCTGAAAGGTTTCAAATGGGTGCTATAGTAGGAGGCCCAACGGATTACTTCAATAATATGTCGAAGAAACAGAGAGGTAAAGGATTTGTGGAGGAATTACTTCATGACGAGGATGCCAACAAGTGGTTCAAGAAGACTTATGACGATATACAGCTTCATAAGATAAGCGGAGGAAAGAAATACTACAAAGAAGTTGTGgccaagagaagaaagcagcATTGAGAAAGTCACCATTACATTGGATGTACTACTATATCATTAGTTAGAAAAGGTTAGTGCTTTGGGTTTGCAAATGTAGTAAAAAGTCGTGAGCGTCATCAGCCTAGAATGGCTATCTTTTGGTAGTTTCTCTCTCTAATTCCGTTCCAAAGCATTCTCTGGTGCTCGTTGTCCAAACGGAGAATATCCATGTCTCCGACAAGAGCACTGAAATGGAACTCGAACTGAGTTTGTGCAGCAACGAGAAGATTAAGCATGTAGTTCCTTAGTGCAAGCTGCATAATCTGGGAGCGATTGTTGGTGTAAACGCTCCTAGCATTTGCGAAGGATATGGAAGCAACGTATCTCTTAAACTTCGGTTCAATGTTGAACTCTTTAAATAAATCTGAATTCAtgagaagatccagaaacGCCCTATCATTCAGATTTGGGTCGTATCTTTCCACCTTCAAAAGGTGAACTTTTCTATAGCTTCGCCACTCCTCACGTAATTGCTGGAAACACGTTGAAGCAAGTGAACATATCTTTGATCCCGGATCTCGGAAATCCGGATTAATTCACTGGTGAACTTTTCGAGAGCATTTTGGTTGTCGATGCTTGCATAGAATGGTGTGTTCAAGTCTCTGTATTGCACAGGAAGCTTGTTGACGTTGATGAAGAGCAATGTACGGAAAAGATT
This region of Brettanomyces nanus chromosome 2, complete sequence genomic DNA includes:
- a CDS encoding uncharacterized protein (EggNog:ENOG41) yields the protein MYPKRFYKKDKWEIPERFQMGAIVGGPTDYFNNMSKKQRGKGFVEELLHDEDANKWFKKTYDDIQLHKISGGKKYYKEVVAKRRKQH